One genomic window of Coregonus clupeaformis isolate EN_2021a chromosome 12, ASM2061545v1, whole genome shotgun sequence includes the following:
- the LOC121578314 gene encoding protein ITPRID2, with protein MVSAVGETRIENCGAPVKVSSLMESPSSTTRRQAWVQTSRQWLTLEEQDPQGPGPYIHPSAHPSTLQRPGYTSPSVPRGPPYTHPSDPHQSASEDDIFSDGCSAGKIESWLLGCGLETGSQNSSHHLTVESLLKANSFEDDLSLGAEAKALNVEGVSELGVLLPPPKHLHRGGATTSTPRQMLALPLLHLCHSIASSGLSNSTSKTSSVSEVLQLCAEDAEETLYQLGFGCDEPKVTDRIPTRFLNFPSQLHGINFRLFLQSQLYRLRQEDPGLSLASRFRQVEVLTAMANAFYSLYSHVSRTPLQKLAPPEFSFSPTADRQTGRRFMGSVRSEPRSPVERLKDTVSKMCLYTGSGGSARLGSDSACRGPGLSSGPGSSPKKRSSLPDLVGLVLENAKAEAISRDMEEDNQDTGDSNGMSAAADMSAIVKDRETETQGHRDTVRGKELDQGSSSDRDGADLERERDTDRTRNLRASSLSESGQLEPSSRKKLDFCLTTPSPTCEVGDTQNTIHHTDWAAVVAPVAKVTHEVTCPQIVESLHQALYSSQLQQWNNNTQMATILSSVVSCENVRSDRSFTTSDPLHKPREEEHLTTRNSAKSLEVVITPIPKAVSEGDSSLGETGTLVESTFVPIELPSGRRSPCLITVADVICSFSSADTPEMVLTPSGGTTAVPTAAQYYPGVWGIKRYQSPLNPPPIRAQGEASHSLQQANSFELEEVHSAGEEDFGQQETIRSTSLSLSTVNQNTGLVIRGDSMQSDSSGYADEDVNSAVYSTEGDKS; from the exons ATGGTGAGCGCAGTGGGAGAAACCAGAATTGAAAACTGCGGTGCGCCAGTGAAG GTGAGCAGTCTGATGGAGAGCCCGTCTTCTACGACCAGGCGTCAGGCCTGGGTCCAGACCAGTCGACAGTGGCTCACCCTGGAAGAACAAGATCCACAGGGACCAGGACCGTACATCCATCCCTCTGCCCACCCCTCTACCCTACAACGACCAGGATATACCAGTCCTTCTGTCCCACGGGGACCACCATACACCCATCCCTCTGATCCACACCAGTCTGCATCAGAGGATGACATTTTCTCAGATG GATGCTCTGCAGGAAAGATTGAGAGCTGGCTTCTGGGCTGTGG GCTGGAGACAGGCTCACAGAACTCTAGTCATCATCTGACTGTTG AGTCTCTGCTGAAAGCCAACAGTTTTGAAGATGACCTGAGTCTGGGTGCTGAGG CTAAAGCATTAAATGTTGAAGGAGTCTCAGAACTGGG GGTGCTGCTTCCGCCACCCAAACATCTTCACAGAGGAGGAGCCACCACCAG TACTCCCCGTCAGATGCTGGCTCTGCCCTTACTCCACCTCTGCCACAGTATTGCCTCCAGTGGCCTCTCCAACAGCACCAGTAAGACGTCAAG TGTGTCTGAGGTGCTGCAACTGTGTGCAGAGGatgcagaggagactctgtaccAGTTGGGGTTCGGATGTGACGAGCCTAAGGTCACCGACCGCATCCCCACCCGTTTCCTCAACTTCCCCTCCCAGCTTCACGGTATCAACTTCCGCCTCTTCCTCCAGTCCCAACTGTACCGCCTCCGACAGGAAGACCCAGGACTCTCTCTAGCCA GTCGTTTCAGGCAGGTAGAGGTGCTAACAGCCATGGCCAATGCCTTCTACTCCCTCTACTCCCACGTGTCCCGCACACCCCTCCAGAAGCTCGCCCCTCCCGAGTTCAGCTTCTCCCCCACCGCCGACAGGCAGACTGGACGGCGCTTCATGGGAAGCGTTCGCAGCGAACCGAGGTCTCCAGTGGAGCGACTCAAGGACACGGTTTCTAAGATGTGCCTGTATACTGGCTCTGGTGGTTCCGCCCGGCTGGGCTCGGACTCTGCCTGCCGTGGTCCAGGACTCTCTTCCGGACCTGGGTCATCCCCCAAGAAGAGAAGCAGCCTGCCTGACTTGGTGGGACTGGTCCTGGAGAACGCCAAGGCAGAGGCTATAtccagagacatggaggaggataATCAGGATACAGGGGACAGTAATGGGATGAGTGCTGCTGCGGACATGAGTGCTATCGtgaaggacagagagacagagacacagggacatAGAGACACAGTCAGAGGCAAGGAGTTGGACCAGGGATCGTCATCAGACAGGGATGGGGCTgatttagagagggagagagacaccgaCAGAACTCGCAATCTTCGAGCATCATCACTTTCAGAATCAGGTCAGCTAGAACCCAGTAGTAGAAAGAAACTGGACTTTTGCCTTACTACTCCAAGTCCTACTTGTGAGGTTGGAGACACTCAAAACACAATTCATCACACAGACTGGGCAGCGGTGGTGGCACCGGTTGCCAAGGTTACCCATGAAGTCACATGTCCTCAGATCGTTGAGAGTCTGCACCAGGCACTCTACAGCAGTCAACTACAACAGTGGAATAATAACACACAGATGGCGACCATTTTGTCATCTGTTGTGTCCTGTGAGAATGTCAGATCTGACCGATCCTTCACCACATCAGACCCACTACACAAACCCAGGGAGGAGGAGCATTTAACTACCAGGAACTCAGCCAAGAGTTTAGAGGTCGTCATAACTCCCATTCCAAAGGCTGTGTCTGAGGGTGACTCCAGTTTGGGAGAAACTGGGACACTGGTGGAGTCAACGTTCGTGCCCATAGAGCTCCCTAGTGGAAGGAGGTCCCCTTGTCTAATCACTGTAGCTGATGTGATTTGTAGTTTTAGTTCTGCAGACACACCTGAGATGGTTCTCACTCCCAGTGGTGGTACCACAGCAGTGCCTACAGCAGCCCAGTATTATCCAGGTGTATGGGGGATCAAGAGGTACCAGAGTCCTCTGAACCCTCCACCAATCCGGGCCCAAGGGGAGGCCTCCCACAGTCTTCAACAGGCCAACTCCTTTGAGCTAGAGGAG GTACATAGTGCAGGGGAGGAAGACTTTGGACAGCAAGAAACCATAAGATCAACGTCTTTGTCACTGTCTACTGTCAATCAAAACACTG GTCTGGTGATTCGAGGGGACAGCATGCAGTCAGACAGTAGTGGCTACGCTGATGAAGACGTCAACTCTGCAGTCTACTCCACTGAAGGAGACAagagctga